In a single window of the Lagenorhynchus albirostris chromosome 19, mLagAlb1.1, whole genome shotgun sequence genome:
- the NUMBL gene encoding numb-like protein isoform X1 yields the protein MSRSAAASGGPRRPEQHLPPAPCGALGPPETSRTEPADGAGTMNKLRQSLRRRKPAYVPEASRPHQWQADEDAVRKGTCSFPVRYLGHVEVEESRGMHVCEDAVKKLKAMGRKSVKSVLWVSADGLRVVDDKTKDLLVDQTIEKVSFCAPDRNLDKAFSYICRDGTTRRWICHCFLALKDSGERLSHAVGCAFAACLERKQRREKECGVTAAFDASRTSFAREGSFRLSGGGRPAEREAADKKKAEAAAAPTAAPGPAQPGHVSPTPATTSPGEKGEAGTPVAAGTTAAAIPRRHAPLEQLVRQGSFRGFPALSQKNSPFKRQLSLRLNELPSTLQRRTDFQVKGTVPEMEPPNASDSDSISALCTQISSSFASAGAPAPGPPPASTGTSAWGEPSAPPAAAFQPGHKRTPSEAERWLEEVSQVAKAQQQAASVPAVPPGLQPFPAPVGPFDAAPAQVAVFLPPPHMQPPFVPAYPGLGYPPMPRVPVVGITPSQMVANAFCSAAQLQPQPATLIGKAGAFPPPAAPSAPGGQARPRPNGAPWPPEPAPAPAPELDPFEAQWAALEGKPAVEKPSNPFSGDLQKTFEIEL from the exons CAGACGGGGCGGGCACCATGAACAAGCTACGCCAGAGCCTGCGGCGGCGGAAACCAGCCTACGTGCCTGAGGCATCGCGCCCACACCAGTGGCAGGCGGACGAGGACGCGGTGCGCAAGGGCACGTGCAGCTTCCCGGTCAGG TACCTGGGCCACGTGGAGGTGGAGGAGTCCCGGGGGATGCACGTgtgtgaagatgctgtgaagaagTTGAAGGCA ATGGGCCGGAAGTCTGTGAAGTCTGTCCTGTGGGTGTCAGCCGATGGGCTCCGGGTGGTAGATGACAAGACCAAG GACCTGCTGGTAGACCAGACCATTGAAAAGGTCTCCTTCTGTGCTCCTGACCGCAACCTGGACAAGGCTTTCTCCTATATCTGCCGTGATGGGACCACCCGCCGCTGGATCTGCCACTGTTTCCTGGCGCTCAAGGACTCC GGAGAGAGGCTGAGCCACGCAGTGGGGTGTGCGTTTGCAGCCTGCCTAGAGCGGAAACAGCGGCGGGAGAAGGAGTGCGGAGTCACGGCTGCCTTTGACGCCAGCCGCACCAGCTTCGCCCGGGAGGGCTCCTTCCGCCTGTCTGGGGGTGGGCGGCCGGCTGAGAGAGAGGCTGCTGACAAAAAGAAAG cagaggcagcagctgcCCCAACTGCggctcctggccctgcccagccTGGGCACGTGTCCCCAACACCGGCCACCACATCCCCTGGCGAGAAGGGTGAGGCGGGCACCCCAGTGGCTGCAGGCACCACTGCGGCTGCCATCCCCCGGCGCCATGCCCCCTTGGAGCAGCTGGTTCGCCAGGGCTCCTTCCGTGGGTTCCCGGCGCTCAGCCAGAAGAACTCACCTTTCAAACGGCAGCTGAGCCTACGGCTGAATGAGCTGCCATCCACGCTGCAGCGCCGCACTGACTTCCAGGTGAAGGGCACAG TGCCTGAGATGGAACCTCCCAATGCCAGTGACAGCGACAGCATCAGCGCCCTGTGTACACAGATCAGCTCATCTTTTGCCAGTGCTGGAGCGCCAGCACCAGGGCCACCGCCAGCCTCAACAG ggACTTCTGCCTGGGGTGAGCCCTCCGCGCCCCCTGCAGCTGCCTTCCAGCCTGGGCACAAGCGGACCCCTTCGGAGGCCGAGAGGTGGCTGGAGGAGGTGTCCCAGGTGGCAAAGGCGCAGCAGCAGGCAGCCTCAGTGCCTGCCGTGCCCCCCGGCCTGCAGCCCTTCCCCGCCCCCGTGGGGCCCTTCGACGCCGCGCCTGCCCAGGTGGCCGTGTTCCTGCCGCCTCCACACATGCAGCCCCCTTTTGTGCCCGCCTACCCGGGCTTGGGCTACCCGCCCATGCCCCGCGTACCTGTGGTGGGCATCACACCCTCACAGATGGTGGCCAACGCCTTCTGCTCAGCcgcccagctccagccccagcctGCCACCCTGATTGGGAAAGCTGGGGCCTTCCCACCCCCTGCAGCACCCAGCGCCCCTGGGGGCCAGGCCCGTCCTCGCCCCAATGGGGCGCCCTGGCCCCCAGAGCCAGCGCCCGCCCCGGCCCCTGAGTTGGACCCCTTTGAGGCCCAGTGGGCAGCGTTAGAAGGCAAACCTGCTGTAGAGAAGCCTTCCAACCCCTTCTCGGGCGACCTGCAGAAGACCTTCGAGATTGAACTGTAG
- the NUMBL gene encoding numb-like protein isoform X3, translating to MSRSAAASGGPRRPEQHLPPAPCGALGPPETSRTEPADGAGTMNKLRQSLRRRKPAYVPEASRPHQWQADEDAVRKGTCSFPVRYLGHVEVEESRGMHVCEDAVKKLKAMGRKSVKSVLWVSADGLRVVDDKTKDLLVDQTIEKVSFCAPDRNLDKAFSYICRDGTTRRWICHCFLALKDSGERLSHAVGCAFAACLERKQRREKECGVTAAFDASRTSFAREGSFRLSGGGRPAEREAADKKKEAAAAPTAAPGPAQPGHVSPTPATTSPGEKGEAGTPVAAGTTAAAIPRRHAPLEQLVRQGSFRGFPALSQKNSPFKRQLSLRLNELPSTLQRRTDFQVKGTVPEMEPPNASDSDSISALCTQISSSFASAGAPAPGPPPASTGTSAWGEPSAPPAAAFQPGHKRTPSEAERWLEEVSQVAKAQQQAASVPAVPPGLQPFPAPVGPFDAAPAQVAVFLPPPHMQPPFVPAYPGLGYPPMPRVPVVGITPSQMVANAFCSAAQLQPQPATLIGKAGAFPPPAAPSAPGGQARPRPNGAPWPPEPAPAPAPELDPFEAQWAALEGKPAVEKPSNPFSGDLQKTFEIEL from the exons CAGACGGGGCGGGCACCATGAACAAGCTACGCCAGAGCCTGCGGCGGCGGAAACCAGCCTACGTGCCTGAGGCATCGCGCCCACACCAGTGGCAGGCGGACGAGGACGCGGTGCGCAAGGGCACGTGCAGCTTCCCGGTCAGG TACCTGGGCCACGTGGAGGTGGAGGAGTCCCGGGGGATGCACGTgtgtgaagatgctgtgaagaagTTGAAGGCA ATGGGCCGGAAGTCTGTGAAGTCTGTCCTGTGGGTGTCAGCCGATGGGCTCCGGGTGGTAGATGACAAGACCAAG GACCTGCTGGTAGACCAGACCATTGAAAAGGTCTCCTTCTGTGCTCCTGACCGCAACCTGGACAAGGCTTTCTCCTATATCTGCCGTGATGGGACCACCCGCCGCTGGATCTGCCACTGTTTCCTGGCGCTCAAGGACTCC GGAGAGAGGCTGAGCCACGCAGTGGGGTGTGCGTTTGCAGCCTGCCTAGAGCGGAAACAGCGGCGGGAGAAGGAGTGCGGAGTCACGGCTGCCTTTGACGCCAGCCGCACCAGCTTCGCCCGGGAGGGCTCCTTCCGCCTGTCTGGGGGTGGGCGGCCGGCTGAGAGAGAGGCTGCTGACAAAAAGAAAG aggcagcagctgcCCCAACTGCggctcctggccctgcccagccTGGGCACGTGTCCCCAACACCGGCCACCACATCCCCTGGCGAGAAGGGTGAGGCGGGCACCCCAGTGGCTGCAGGCACCACTGCGGCTGCCATCCCCCGGCGCCATGCCCCCTTGGAGCAGCTGGTTCGCCAGGGCTCCTTCCGTGGGTTCCCGGCGCTCAGCCAGAAGAACTCACCTTTCAAACGGCAGCTGAGCCTACGGCTGAATGAGCTGCCATCCACGCTGCAGCGCCGCACTGACTTCCAGGTGAAGGGCACAG TGCCTGAGATGGAACCTCCCAATGCCAGTGACAGCGACAGCATCAGCGCCCTGTGTACACAGATCAGCTCATCTTTTGCCAGTGCTGGAGCGCCAGCACCAGGGCCACCGCCAGCCTCAACAG ggACTTCTGCCTGGGGTGAGCCCTCCGCGCCCCCTGCAGCTGCCTTCCAGCCTGGGCACAAGCGGACCCCTTCGGAGGCCGAGAGGTGGCTGGAGGAGGTGTCCCAGGTGGCAAAGGCGCAGCAGCAGGCAGCCTCAGTGCCTGCCGTGCCCCCCGGCCTGCAGCCCTTCCCCGCCCCCGTGGGGCCCTTCGACGCCGCGCCTGCCCAGGTGGCCGTGTTCCTGCCGCCTCCACACATGCAGCCCCCTTTTGTGCCCGCCTACCCGGGCTTGGGCTACCCGCCCATGCCCCGCGTACCTGTGGTGGGCATCACACCCTCACAGATGGTGGCCAACGCCTTCTGCTCAGCcgcccagctccagccccagcctGCCACCCTGATTGGGAAAGCTGGGGCCTTCCCACCCCCTGCAGCACCCAGCGCCCCTGGGGGCCAGGCCCGTCCTCGCCCCAATGGGGCGCCCTGGCCCCCAGAGCCAGCGCCCGCCCCGGCCCCTGAGTTGGACCCCTTTGAGGCCCAGTGGGCAGCGTTAGAAGGCAAACCTGCTGTAGAGAAGCCTTCCAACCCCTTCTCGGGCGACCTGCAGAAGACCTTCGAGATTGAACTGTAG
- the NUMBL gene encoding numb-like protein isoform X2 has product MSRSAAASGGPRRPEQHLPPAPCGALGPPETSRTEPDGAGTMNKLRQSLRRRKPAYVPEASRPHQWQADEDAVRKGTCSFPVRYLGHVEVEESRGMHVCEDAVKKLKAMGRKSVKSVLWVSADGLRVVDDKTKDLLVDQTIEKVSFCAPDRNLDKAFSYICRDGTTRRWICHCFLALKDSGERLSHAVGCAFAACLERKQRREKECGVTAAFDASRTSFAREGSFRLSGGGRPAEREAADKKKAEAAAAPTAAPGPAQPGHVSPTPATTSPGEKGEAGTPVAAGTTAAAIPRRHAPLEQLVRQGSFRGFPALSQKNSPFKRQLSLRLNELPSTLQRRTDFQVKGTVPEMEPPNASDSDSISALCTQISSSFASAGAPAPGPPPASTGTSAWGEPSAPPAAAFQPGHKRTPSEAERWLEEVSQVAKAQQQAASVPAVPPGLQPFPAPVGPFDAAPAQVAVFLPPPHMQPPFVPAYPGLGYPPMPRVPVVGITPSQMVANAFCSAAQLQPQPATLIGKAGAFPPPAAPSAPGGQARPRPNGAPWPPEPAPAPAPELDPFEAQWAALEGKPAVEKPSNPFSGDLQKTFEIEL; this is encoded by the exons ACGGGGCGGGCACCATGAACAAGCTACGCCAGAGCCTGCGGCGGCGGAAACCAGCCTACGTGCCTGAGGCATCGCGCCCACACCAGTGGCAGGCGGACGAGGACGCGGTGCGCAAGGGCACGTGCAGCTTCCCGGTCAGG TACCTGGGCCACGTGGAGGTGGAGGAGTCCCGGGGGATGCACGTgtgtgaagatgctgtgaagaagTTGAAGGCA ATGGGCCGGAAGTCTGTGAAGTCTGTCCTGTGGGTGTCAGCCGATGGGCTCCGGGTGGTAGATGACAAGACCAAG GACCTGCTGGTAGACCAGACCATTGAAAAGGTCTCCTTCTGTGCTCCTGACCGCAACCTGGACAAGGCTTTCTCCTATATCTGCCGTGATGGGACCACCCGCCGCTGGATCTGCCACTGTTTCCTGGCGCTCAAGGACTCC GGAGAGAGGCTGAGCCACGCAGTGGGGTGTGCGTTTGCAGCCTGCCTAGAGCGGAAACAGCGGCGGGAGAAGGAGTGCGGAGTCACGGCTGCCTTTGACGCCAGCCGCACCAGCTTCGCCCGGGAGGGCTCCTTCCGCCTGTCTGGGGGTGGGCGGCCGGCTGAGAGAGAGGCTGCTGACAAAAAGAAAG cagaggcagcagctgcCCCAACTGCggctcctggccctgcccagccTGGGCACGTGTCCCCAACACCGGCCACCACATCCCCTGGCGAGAAGGGTGAGGCGGGCACCCCAGTGGCTGCAGGCACCACTGCGGCTGCCATCCCCCGGCGCCATGCCCCCTTGGAGCAGCTGGTTCGCCAGGGCTCCTTCCGTGGGTTCCCGGCGCTCAGCCAGAAGAACTCACCTTTCAAACGGCAGCTGAGCCTACGGCTGAATGAGCTGCCATCCACGCTGCAGCGCCGCACTGACTTCCAGGTGAAGGGCACAG TGCCTGAGATGGAACCTCCCAATGCCAGTGACAGCGACAGCATCAGCGCCCTGTGTACACAGATCAGCTCATCTTTTGCCAGTGCTGGAGCGCCAGCACCAGGGCCACCGCCAGCCTCAACAG ggACTTCTGCCTGGGGTGAGCCCTCCGCGCCCCCTGCAGCTGCCTTCCAGCCTGGGCACAAGCGGACCCCTTCGGAGGCCGAGAGGTGGCTGGAGGAGGTGTCCCAGGTGGCAAAGGCGCAGCAGCAGGCAGCCTCAGTGCCTGCCGTGCCCCCCGGCCTGCAGCCCTTCCCCGCCCCCGTGGGGCCCTTCGACGCCGCGCCTGCCCAGGTGGCCGTGTTCCTGCCGCCTCCACACATGCAGCCCCCTTTTGTGCCCGCCTACCCGGGCTTGGGCTACCCGCCCATGCCCCGCGTACCTGTGGTGGGCATCACACCCTCACAGATGGTGGCCAACGCCTTCTGCTCAGCcgcccagctccagccccagcctGCCACCCTGATTGGGAAAGCTGGGGCCTTCCCACCCCCTGCAGCACCCAGCGCCCCTGGGGGCCAGGCCCGTCCTCGCCCCAATGGGGCGCCCTGGCCCCCAGAGCCAGCGCCCGCCCCGGCCCCTGAGTTGGACCCCTTTGAGGCCCAGTGGGCAGCGTTAGAAGGCAAACCTGCTGTAGAGAAGCCTTCCAACCCCTTCTCGGGCGACCTGCAGAAGACCTTCGAGATTGAACTGTAG
- the NUMBL gene encoding numb-like protein isoform X4, with protein sequence MSRSAAASGGPRRPEQHLPPAPCGALGPPETSRTEPDGAGTMNKLRQSLRRRKPAYVPEASRPHQWQADEDAVRKGTCSFPVRYLGHVEVEESRGMHVCEDAVKKLKAMGRKSVKSVLWVSADGLRVVDDKTKDLLVDQTIEKVSFCAPDRNLDKAFSYICRDGTTRRWICHCFLALKDSGERLSHAVGCAFAACLERKQRREKECGVTAAFDASRTSFAREGSFRLSGGGRPAEREAADKKKEAAAAPTAAPGPAQPGHVSPTPATTSPGEKGEAGTPVAAGTTAAAIPRRHAPLEQLVRQGSFRGFPALSQKNSPFKRQLSLRLNELPSTLQRRTDFQVKGTVPEMEPPNASDSDSISALCTQISSSFASAGAPAPGPPPASTGTSAWGEPSAPPAAAFQPGHKRTPSEAERWLEEVSQVAKAQQQAASVPAVPPGLQPFPAPVGPFDAAPAQVAVFLPPPHMQPPFVPAYPGLGYPPMPRVPVVGITPSQMVANAFCSAAQLQPQPATLIGKAGAFPPPAAPSAPGGQARPRPNGAPWPPEPAPAPAPELDPFEAQWAALEGKPAVEKPSNPFSGDLQKTFEIEL encoded by the exons ACGGGGCGGGCACCATGAACAAGCTACGCCAGAGCCTGCGGCGGCGGAAACCAGCCTACGTGCCTGAGGCATCGCGCCCACACCAGTGGCAGGCGGACGAGGACGCGGTGCGCAAGGGCACGTGCAGCTTCCCGGTCAGG TACCTGGGCCACGTGGAGGTGGAGGAGTCCCGGGGGATGCACGTgtgtgaagatgctgtgaagaagTTGAAGGCA ATGGGCCGGAAGTCTGTGAAGTCTGTCCTGTGGGTGTCAGCCGATGGGCTCCGGGTGGTAGATGACAAGACCAAG GACCTGCTGGTAGACCAGACCATTGAAAAGGTCTCCTTCTGTGCTCCTGACCGCAACCTGGACAAGGCTTTCTCCTATATCTGCCGTGATGGGACCACCCGCCGCTGGATCTGCCACTGTTTCCTGGCGCTCAAGGACTCC GGAGAGAGGCTGAGCCACGCAGTGGGGTGTGCGTTTGCAGCCTGCCTAGAGCGGAAACAGCGGCGGGAGAAGGAGTGCGGAGTCACGGCTGCCTTTGACGCCAGCCGCACCAGCTTCGCCCGGGAGGGCTCCTTCCGCCTGTCTGGGGGTGGGCGGCCGGCTGAGAGAGAGGCTGCTGACAAAAAGAAAG aggcagcagctgcCCCAACTGCggctcctggccctgcccagccTGGGCACGTGTCCCCAACACCGGCCACCACATCCCCTGGCGAGAAGGGTGAGGCGGGCACCCCAGTGGCTGCAGGCACCACTGCGGCTGCCATCCCCCGGCGCCATGCCCCCTTGGAGCAGCTGGTTCGCCAGGGCTCCTTCCGTGGGTTCCCGGCGCTCAGCCAGAAGAACTCACCTTTCAAACGGCAGCTGAGCCTACGGCTGAATGAGCTGCCATCCACGCTGCAGCGCCGCACTGACTTCCAGGTGAAGGGCACAG TGCCTGAGATGGAACCTCCCAATGCCAGTGACAGCGACAGCATCAGCGCCCTGTGTACACAGATCAGCTCATCTTTTGCCAGTGCTGGAGCGCCAGCACCAGGGCCACCGCCAGCCTCAACAG ggACTTCTGCCTGGGGTGAGCCCTCCGCGCCCCCTGCAGCTGCCTTCCAGCCTGGGCACAAGCGGACCCCTTCGGAGGCCGAGAGGTGGCTGGAGGAGGTGTCCCAGGTGGCAAAGGCGCAGCAGCAGGCAGCCTCAGTGCCTGCCGTGCCCCCCGGCCTGCAGCCCTTCCCCGCCCCCGTGGGGCCCTTCGACGCCGCGCCTGCCCAGGTGGCCGTGTTCCTGCCGCCTCCACACATGCAGCCCCCTTTTGTGCCCGCCTACCCGGGCTTGGGCTACCCGCCCATGCCCCGCGTACCTGTGGTGGGCATCACACCCTCACAGATGGTGGCCAACGCCTTCTGCTCAGCcgcccagctccagccccagcctGCCACCCTGATTGGGAAAGCTGGGGCCTTCCCACCCCCTGCAGCACCCAGCGCCCCTGGGGGCCAGGCCCGTCCTCGCCCCAATGGGGCGCCCTGGCCCCCAGAGCCAGCGCCCGCCCCGGCCCCTGAGTTGGACCCCTTTGAGGCCCAGTGGGCAGCGTTAGAAGGCAAACCTGCTGTAGAGAAGCCTTCCAACCCCTTCTCGGGCGACCTGCAGAAGACCTTCGAGATTGAACTGTAG